A window of Rhododendron vialii isolate Sample 1 chromosome 13a, ASM3025357v1 contains these coding sequences:
- the LOC131313723 gene encoding uncharacterized protein LOC131313723 — MIPLLFLVVFAEGVVAFLLLVKIGPLRELVIKGLDQVKVGKGPATVKTIAGTMSVILLSNFFSIVKIQNKGAKIGTMTPMDQVLWRTHLLEASLMGFCLFLGFLIDRMHHYLRKLMGIRGTIGASKEEIERLTKEKMQLKEKEEKATNEMKLLQKEVSYLKENMNKLKLESEEKDKRVETAESHVAALQKQSADLLLEYDRLLEDNQNLQTQAFGYRT, encoded by the exons ATGATTCCTCTGTTGTTCTTGGTTGTATTTGCTGAGGGTGTGGTGGCATTCCTTCTACTGGTGAAGATTGGGCCTCTGAGGGAGCTGGTGATAAAGGGTTTGGATCAGGTGAAGGTGGGAAAGGGTCCGGCCACCGTGAAAACAATTGCTGGTACTATGTCTGTGATCCTGTTGTCAAACTTCTTTAGTATTGTCAAGATTCAGAACAAGGGTGCTAAGATTGGTACTATGACGCCCATGGATCAGGTTCTCTGGAGGACCCATTTACTGGAGGCTTCTCTCATGG GGTTCTGTCTGTTTCTAGGGTTCTTAATTGACCGTATGCACCATTACCTTCGGAAATTAATGGGGATAAGAGGTACCATTGGAGCTTCGAAAGAAGAAATTGAAAGGCTCACGAAAGAAAAGATGCAGcttaaagaaaaggaagagaaagctACCAATGAAATGAAGCTCCTGCAGAAAGAAGTCTCATATCTGAAAGAAAATATGAACAAACTTAAGTTGGAATCTGAAGAGAAGGACAAACGGGTTGAAACAGCTGAATCTCATGTGGCTGCCCTCCAGAAACAATCTGCTGATCTGCTTCTTGAATATGACCGTCTCTTAGAAGACAACCAAAATCTTCAGACCCAAGCTTTTGGATATCGGacttga